In the genome of Nycticebus coucang isolate mNycCou1 chromosome 12, mNycCou1.pri, whole genome shotgun sequence, one region contains:
- the DDX23 gene encoding probable ATP-dependent RNA helicase DDX23, whose protein sequence is MAGELADKKDRDASPSKEDRKRSRTPDRERDRDRDRKSSPSKDRKRHRSRDRRRGGSRSRSRSRSKSTERERRHKERERDKERDRNKKDRDRDKDGHRRDKDRKRSSLSPGRGKDFKSRKDRDSKKDEEDEHGDKKPKAQPLSLEELLAKKKAEEEAEAKPKFLSKAEREAEALKRRQQEVEERQKMLEEERKKRKQFQDLGRKMLEDPQERERRERRERMERETNGNEDEEGRQKIREEKDKSKELHAIKERYLGGIKKRRRTRHLNDRKFVFEWDASEDTSIDYNPLYKERHQVQLLGRGFIAGIDLKQQKREQSRFYGDLMEKRRTLEEKEQEEARLRKLRKKEAKQRWDDRHWSQKKLDEMTDRDWRIFREDYSITTKGGKIPNPIRSWKDSSLPPHILEVIDKCGYKEPTPIQRQAIPIGLQNRDIIGVAETGSGKTAAFLIPLLVWITTLPKIDRIEESDQGPYAIILAPTRELAQQIEEETIKFGKPLGIRTVAVIGGISREDQGFRLRMGCEIVIATPGRLIDVLENRYLVLSRCTYVVLDEADRMIDMGFEPDVQKILEHMPVSNQKPDTDEAEDPEKMLANFESGKHKYRQTVMFTATMPPAVERLARSYLRRPAVVYIGSAGKPHERVEQKVFLMSESEKRKKLLAILEQGFDPPIIIFVNQKKGCDVLAKSLEKMGYNACTLHGGKGQEQREFALSNLKAGAKDILVATDVAGRGIDIQDVSMVVNYDMAKNIEDYIHRIGRTGRAGKSGVAITFLTKEDSAVFYELKQAILESPVSSCPPELANHPDAQHKPGTILTKKRREETIFA, encoded by the exons AGAACGACGGCACAAAGAACGGGAACGAGATAAGGAGCGGGATCGGAATAAAAAGGACCGAGATCGAGATAAGGATGGGCACAGACGGGACAAGGACCGTAAACGGTCCAG CTTATCTCCTGGCCGAGGAAAAGATTTTAAATCGAGGAAGGACAGAGACTCTAAGAAGGATGAAGAGGATGAACATGGTGATAAGAAACCAAAG GCCCAGCCATTATCCCTGGAGGAACTTCTGGCCAAGAAAAAGGCTGAGGAAGAAGCTGAAGCTAAG CCCAAGTTCCTCTCCAAAGCAGAACGAGAGGCTGAAGCTCTAAAGCGGAGGCAACAGGAGGTGGAAGAGCGGCAGAAGATGCttgaagaagagaggaagaaaaggaaacagttcCAAGACTTGGGCAGGAAGATGTTGG AAGACCCTCAGGAACGGGAACGTCGGGAACGCAGGGAAAGGATGGAGCGGGAGACCAATGGAAATGAGGATGAGGAAGGGCGACAGAAGATCCGGGAAGAGAAGGATAAGAGCAAGGAACTGCATGCCATTAAG GAGCGTTATCTGGGTGGCATCAAAAAGCGGCGCCGAACAAGGCATCTCAATGACCGAAAGTTTGTCTTTGAATGGGATGCATCTGAGGACACGTCCATTGACTACAACCCCCT GTACAAAGAACGGCACCAAGTGCAGTTGCTGGGGCGAGGGTTCATTGCAGGTATTGACCTAAAGCAGCAGAAACGAGAACAGTCTCGTTTCTATGGAGACCTAATGGAGAAGAGGAGAACACTGGAAGAAAAGGAGCAAGAGGA GGCAAGACTCCGCAAACTTCGTAAAAAGGAAGCCAAGCAGCGCTGGGATGATCGTCATTGGTCCCAGAAGAAGTTAGATGAGATGACAGACAGGGACTGGCGGATCTTCCGTGAGGACTATAGCATCACCACTAAAGGTGGCAAGATCCCCAATCCCATCCGATCCTGGAAAGACTCTTCTCTGCCCCCACACATCTTGGAGGTCATTGATAAGTGTGGCTACAAG GAACCAACACCCATTCAGCGTCAAGCAATTCCCATTGGGCTGCAGAATCGTGACATCATTGGTGTGGCTGAGACTGGCAGTGGCAAGACAGCAGCCTTTCTCATCCCATTGCTGGTCTGGATCACCACACTTCCCAAAATTGACAG GATCGAAGAGTCAGACCAGGGCCCTTATGCTATCATCCTGGCTCCCACTCGTGAGTTGGCACAGCAGATTGAGGAAGAAACCATCAAGTTTGGGAAGCCGCTGGGCATCCGTACTGTGGCTGTCATTGGTGGCATCTCCAGAGAAGACCAGGGCTTCAGGCTGCGCATGGGTTGTGAG ATTGTGATTGCGACCCCCGGACGTTTGATTGATGTGCTGGAGAACCGCTACCTCGTGCTCAGCCGCTGTACCTATGTGGTTCTGGATGAGGCAGATAGGATGATTGACATGGGTTTTGAGCCAGATGTCCAGAAGATCCTGGAGCACATGCCCGTCAGCAACCAGAAGCCAGACACGGATGAGGCTGAGGACCCTGAGAAGATGTTGGCTAACTTTGAGTCAGGAAAACATAAGTACCGCCAA ACAGTCATGTTCACGGCCACCATGCCCCCAGCAGTGGAACGTCTGGCCAGGAGCTATCTTCGGCGACCTGCTGTGGTATACATTGGCTCTGCAGGCAAGCCCCACGAACGTGTGGAACAGAAGGTCTTCCTCATGTCAGAGTCAGAAAAGAG GAAAAAGCTGCTGGCAATCTTGGAGCAAGGCTTTGATCCACCCATCATCATTTTTGTCAACCAGAAGAAGGGTTGCGATGTGTTGGCCAAATCCCTGGAGAAGATGGGG TACAACGCCTGTACCTTGCATGGTGGAAAAGGCCAAGAGCAGCGAGAGTTTGCATTGTCCAACCTCAAGGCTGGGGCCAAGGATATTTTGGTGGCTACAGATGTGGCTGGTCGTGGTATTGATATCCAGGATGTATCTATGGTTGTCAACTATGATATGGCCAAAAATATTGAAG ATTACATCCACCGCATTGGCCGTACGGGACGAGCTGGCAAGAGTGGCGTAGCCATCACCTTCCTCACCAAAGAGGACTCTGCTGTGTTCTATGAGCTGAAGCAGGCAATCCTGGAAAGCCCAGTGTCTTCCTGTCCCCCAGAGCTAGCCAACCACCCAGATGCCCAGCATAAGCCAGGAACCATCCTCACCAAGAAGCGCCGGGAAGAGACCATCTTTGCCTGA